TCGACCTCGACGCCGGTCATCGGGCCACAGCTGACGGCCATGTAGGTGCCACCGGTCCAGCGGCGGCACATGCCACAGTGGCATACGCCCATCTCGCCGTCCGTCGGCGTGGCAGAAAAACGCACCGCACCGCAAAGACATCCACCTGAAAGCCGCTCGCTCATCCCTGCCCCGCCTCAGCTCGTCGTTGCTTTCTCGTCGCCGGGCAGCACGTAATCCGTGCCTTCCCAGGGCGACATGAAATCAAAGCTGCGCATTTCCTGGTTCAACCGAACGGGCTCGTAGACAACGCGTTTTTTCTCGTCGTCATAGCGCACTTCAACGAAGCCGGTGACCGGGAAATCCTTGCGCAGCGGATGGCCGTCGAAACCATAGTCTGTCAGGATCCGGCGCAGGTCCGGATGATCGGAGAACAGGATGCCGTACATGTCATAGGCTTCGCGTTCGAACCATTCGGCCCCCGGAAAAAGCGGGGTCAGCGATGCCACCGGTGTTGTTTCGTCCGTCGCGGCCTTTACCCGGATGCGCTGGTTCTGCACCGGCGACAGGAAGTGATAGACGACATCAAAGCGCTTTTCGCGTTCCGGATAATCGACACCGCAGATATCGGTCAGGTTGACGAACTTGCACGAGCTGTTGTCGCGCAGGAAACGGATCACGTCGAGGATGTTGGTCGCGTTCACGGTCAGCGTCAGCTCGCCGTATTCGACTTTCCAGGACACAAGGGACTCGCCCAGGCCGAGCTCGATATGCTCCGCGAGTTCCTTCAACGTCTCGTCCATCGTGTTCGCCCTCATTCACCGGTCCTGCCAGGCAGCTGCGCCAAGTGCGACCACCGTCGTCAGACCAATTCCACCTCACCCGGATATTTGGCGCCAGTTCTGAAACGCCTCACTCCGGGGAGCCATTCTTTGCGAGCACAGTCGCCCGCAGTCTTAAAACCCGCCGCCTTTCCGGCGGCAGATCCTTATCGTTCGATCGTTCCCGTGCGGCGGATCTTCTTCTGCAGCATCAACACGCCGTAAAGAAGCGCCTCGGCTGTCGGAGGGCAGCCAGGAACATAGATATCTACCGGGACCACCCGGTCACAGCCACGCACCACCGAATAGGAATAATGGTAATAGCCGCCACCATTGGCGCAGGAGCCCATGGAGATGACATACCGAGGCTCTGGCATCTGGTCATAGACCTTGCGCAGGGCCGGAGCCATCTTGTTGGTCAGCGTGCCGGCAACAATCATGACGTCGGACTGGCGCGGGGACGCACGCGGCGCGAAGCCGAAACGTTCAGCGTCATAGCGCGGCATCGACATCTGCATCATCTCGACGGCGCAGCAGGCCAGGCCGAAGGTCATCCACATCAGCGAACCCGTGCGCGCCCACTGGATCAGATTGTCGGTGGAGGTGACAAGGAAGCCCTTGTCGGCCAGTTCGTTGTTCACTTCCAGGAAAAAGGCGTCGTCGGCGCCCACCGGATTGCCGGTGTTCGGATCAATGATGCCCTTCGGTTTCGGGGCAACGAGCGGCTCGGTCGTGGTCAATCCCATTCCAGCGCTCCCTTCTTCCATTCATAGATAAAGCCGATGGTCAGGACACCCAGGAAGATCATCATGGACCAGAACCCGTACCAGCCCAATTCACCGAACACCGTTGCCCATGGGAAAAGGAAGGCGACTTCGAGATCGAAGATGATGAACAGGATGGAGACCAGATAGAAGCGCACGTCGAACTTCATGCGGGCGTCATCAAACGCGTTGAAGCCGCACTCATAGGCAGACAGCTTTTCCGGGTCCGGGTTCTTGTAGGCCAGCAGGAAGGGCGAAATCAGCAGTGCAAGGCCGATTACAAGGGCAATGCCCATGAAAACGACAATCGGGACATATTCCCGCAACAGATCATCCATGTCTTTCGCGTCCTTGCATTTGGAGGCGGATCGGGAGGCGATCCGGTGCCGGGGCAGCGTCCCCAGTTGCCTCATTATACCGGCAGGTCACGCTGTGCCCGTCGGCTAAATGAAACCAACATGCGAGGGCACGCTTATCTTACGACTTGGTGCAACGCAAGACCCCACTGCGGTCAAAGTCTTGCCATGTTTGAACCAAGTTCCGGACGACCCCCGACAAAGCCCTAGTTTCAGCCAGTTTGCGCCAAGGGAAAAACTTTGCGCAAGCCGCGGGCAATTATGCCGCACCCTCGGCGGATTACCAGCCCGTCGACAGAATCGGAATCCACCGGTTCCTGGAAGGCCAAGGCCGAAAGGCCAACTGACACACAACAGGACCACGCCTGCAAGAATCGGCGACGCGAAGAAACTTCGCATTTCACTTTAGATTTAAGGGAGAACTGCCTGAGGCAGAAGGGAAAACCGTGAGTGGCGC
This genomic interval from Labrenzia sp. VG12 contains the following:
- a CDS encoding NADH-quinone oxidoreductase subunit C encodes the protein MDETLKELAEHIELGLGESLVSWKVEYGELTLTVNATNILDVIRFLRDNSSCKFVNLTDICGVDYPEREKRFDVVYHFLSPVQNQRIRVKAATDETTPVASLTPLFPGAEWFEREAYDMYGILFSDHPDLRRILTDYGFDGHPLRKDFPVTGFVEVRYDDEKKRVVYEPVRLNQEMRSFDFMSPWEGTDYVLPGDEKATTS
- a CDS encoding NADH-quinone oxidoreductase subunit B family protein, which encodes MGLTTTEPLVAPKPKGIIDPNTGNPVGADDAFFLEVNNELADKGFLVTSTDNLIQWARTGSLMWMTFGLACCAVEMMQMSMPRYDAERFGFAPRASPRQSDVMIVAGTLTNKMAPALRKVYDQMPEPRYVISMGSCANGGGYYHYSYSVVRGCDRVVPVDIYVPGCPPTAEALLYGVLMLQKKIRRTGTIER
- a CDS encoding NADH-quinone oxidoreductase subunit A, translating into MDDLLREYVPIVVFMGIALVIGLALLISPFLLAYKNPDPEKLSAYECGFNAFDDARMKFDVRFYLVSILFIIFDLEVAFLFPWATVFGELGWYGFWSMMIFLGVLTIGFIYEWKKGALEWD